In Choloepus didactylus isolate mChoDid1 chromosome 6, mChoDid1.pri, whole genome shotgun sequence, one DNA window encodes the following:
- the LOC119536052 gene encoding calcium-transporting ATPase type 2C member 1-like, which translates to MFTISVSLAVAAIPESLPIVVTVTLALGVMRMVKKRAIVKKLSIVETLGCCNVICSDKTGTLTKNEMTVTHMFTSDGLHAEVTGVGYNQFGEVIVDDDVVHGFYNPAVSRIVEEGYVCNDAVIRNDTLMGKPTEGALIALAMRMGLDGLQQDYIRKAEYHFSSEQKWMAVECVHLTQQDGPEICFMKGAYKQVIKYCTTYHSKGQTLTLAQQQRDVYQQEKAQMGSAGLRVLALASGPELGQLTFLGLVGIIDPPRTGVKEAVTTLIASGVSIKMITGDSQETAVAVASRLGLYSKTSQSVSGEENNTMDVQQLSQIVPKVAVFYRASPRHKMKIIKSLQKNGSVVAMSGDGVNDAVALKAADIGVAMGQTGTDICKEAANMILVDDDFQTIMSAVEEGKGIYNNIKNFVRFQLSMSIAALTLISLATLMNFPNPLNAMQILWINIIMDGPPAQSLGVEPVDKDTTMTFTCFVFFDMFILSSRSQTKSVFEIGLCSNKMFCYAVLGSIMGQLLVIYFPPLQKVFQMESLSILDLLFLLGLTSSVCIVAEIIKKVERSREKIQKHVTLALSSFLEV; encoded by the coding sequence ATGTTTACTATTAGTGTAAGTTTGGCTGTAGCAGCAATTCCTGAAAGTCTTCCCATTGTGGTCACAGTGACTCTGGCCCTTGGCGTTATGAGAATGGTGAAGAAAAGGGCCATTGTGAAAAAACTGTCTATTGTTGAAACTCTGGGTTGCTGTAATGTGATTTGTTCAGATAAAACTGGAACACTGACGAAGAATGAAATGACTGTTACTCATATGTTTACTTCAGATGGTCTACATGCTGAGGTTACTGGAGTAGGCTATAATCAGTTTGGGGAAGTGATCGTTGATGATGATGTTGTTCATGGATTCTATAACCCTGCTGTTAGCAGAATCGTTGAGGAAGGCTATGTGTGCAATGATGCAGTAATTAGAAACGACACTCTAATGGGGAAGCCAACTGAAGGAGCCTTAATTGCTCTTGCaatgaggatgggtcttgatGGACTTCAACAGGACTACATTAGAAAAGCTGAATACCATTTTAGCTCTGAGCAAAAGTGGATGGCTGTTGAGTGTGTACACCTAACGCAGCAGGATGGACCAGAGATTTGTTTTATGAAGGGTGCTTATAAACAGGTGATTAAATACTGTACTACATACCACAGCAAAGGGCAAACCTTGACACTTGCCCAGCAGCAGAGAGATGTGTACCAACAAGAGAAGGCACAGATGGGCTCAGCAGGACTTAGAGTTCTTGCTTTGGCTTCTGGTCCTGAACTGGGACAGCTGACATTTCTTGGCCTGGTGGGAATCATTGATCCTCCTAGGACTGGTGTGAAAGAAGCTGTTACAACACTCATTGCCTCAGGAgtatcaataaaaatgattacCGGAGACTCACAGGAGACTGCAGTTGCAGTTGCCAGTCGTCTGGGATTATATTCCAAAACTTCCCAGTCAGTTTCAGGAGAAGAAAACAATACAATGGATGTCCAGCAGCTTTCACAAATAGTACCAAAGGTTGCAGTATTTTACAGAGCcagtccaaggcacaagatgaaAATTATTAAGTCTCTCCAGAAGAATGGGTCCGTTGTAGCCATGTCAGGAGATGGAGTAAATGATGCAGTTGCTCTGAAAGCTGCAGACATTGGAGTTGCAATGGGCcagactggaacagatatttgcaaagaGGCAGCAAATATGATCCTGGTGGATGATGATTTCCAAACCATAATGTCTGCAGTTGAAGAGGGTAAAGGGATTTATAACAACATTAAAAACTTTGTTAGATTTCAACTGAGCATGAGTATAGCAGCCTTAACTTTAATCTCATTGGCTACATTAATGAACTTTCCTAATCCTCTCAATGCCATGCAGATTTTATGGATCAATATTATTATGGATGGACCTCCAGCTCAGAGCCTTGGAGTAGAACCAGTGGATAAAGACACAACAATGACTTTTACGTGCTTTGTGTTTTTTGACATGTTCATACTGAGTTCCAGATCCCAGACCAAATCTGTGTTTGAGATTGGACTCTGCAGTAATAAAATGTTTTGCTATGCTGTTCTTGGATCCATCATGGGACAATTATTAGTTATTTACTTTCCTCCACTTCAGAAAGTTTTTCAGATGGAGAGCCTAAGCATACTGGATTTGCTGTTTCTTTTGGGTCTCACCTCTTCAGTGTGCATAGTGGCAGAAATTATAAAGAAGGTTGAAAGGAGCAGGGAAAAGATTCAGAAGCATGTTACTTTGGCACTATCGTCTTTTCTTGAAGTATGA
- the LOC119536054 gene encoding LOW QUALITY PROTEIN: POU domain, class 5, transcription factor 1-like (The sequence of the model RefSeq protein was modified relative to this genomic sequence to represent the inferred CDS: substituted 2 bases at 2 genomic stop codons), with protein MAGHLASDFTFSPRPGGGGEGPGGPEPGWIDPRSWVNFQGPPSGPGVGQGVAPGAEVWGIPSCPPPYELCGGMAFCGPQVGAGLVPQGCLENPQPEGEVGAGVESNSEGASPEPRAVPPGAVKLENEKLEQNPEESQDIKALQKELEQFAKLLKQKGITLGYTQDDVGLTLGVLFGKVFSQTTICRFEALQLSFKNMCKLRPLLQKWVEEADNNENLQEICKTETLLQQARKRKRTSIENRVRGNLENMFLQXPKPTLQXISHIAQQLGLEKDVVRVWFCNRRQKGKQSSSDYTQREEFEAAGSPFPGGPVSFPLPPGPHFGTPGYGGPHFTTLYSSVPFPEGEAFPSVQVANLGSPMHSN; from the coding sequence ATGGCGGGACACCTGGCTTCGGACTTCACCTTCTCGCCCCGTCCGGGCGGTGGAGGCGAAGGGCCAGGAGGGCCTGAGCCGGGCTGGATTGACCCCCGGTCCTGGGTGAACTTCCAAGGCCCTCCAAGTGGGCCAGGAGTCGGGCAGGGGGTTGCACCGGGCGCTGAGGTGTGGGGGATTCCCTCTTGCCCCCCGCCGTATGAGCTCTGCGGAGGGATGGCGTTCTGTGGGCCTCAGGTTGGAGCGGGGCTAGTGCCCCAAGGCTGCCTGGAGAACCCTCAGCCCGAGggtgaggtgggggctggggttgAGAGCAACTCCGAGGGGGCCTCCCCCGAGCCCCGCGCGGTCCCCCCTGGTGCTGTGAAGCTGGAAAACGAGAAGCTGGAGCAAAACCCCGAGGAGTCTCAAGACATCAAAGCGCTACAGAAAGAACTCGAACAATTTGCCAAACTCCTGAAGCAGAAGGGGATCACCCTGGGGTATACCCAGGATGATGTGGGGCTCACCCTGGGGGTTCTTTTTGGGAAGGTTTTTAGCCAGACGACCATCTGCCGTTTTGAGGCTCTGCAGCTGAGTTTCAAGAACATGTGCAAGCTGCGGCCCCTATTGCAGAAGTGGGTGGAGGAAGCTGACAACAATGAAAATCTTCAGGAGATATGCAAAACGGAGACCCTCCTGCAGCAGGCCAGAAAGAGAAAGCGGACAAGCATTGAGAACCGAGTGAGAGGCAACCTGGAGAACATGTTCCTGCAGTGACCGAAACCCACACTGCAGTAGATCAGCCACATCGCCCAGCAGCTCGGGCTGGAGAAGGATGTGGTCCGAGTGTGGTTCTGTAATAGGCGCCAGAAGGGCAAGCAATCCAGCAGTGACTATACACAACGGGAGGAATTTGAGGCTGCTGGGTCTCCTTTCCCAGGGGgaccagtgtcctttcctttgcCACCAGGACCCCATTTTGGTACCCCAGGCTATGGGGGCCCTCACTTCACTACTCTGTACTCCTCTGTCCCTTTCCCTGAGGGTGAAGCCTTTCCCTCTGTCCAGGTCGCCAATCTGGGCTCTCCCATGCATTCAAATTGA